Proteins from one Geomonas agri genomic window:
- a CDS encoding flagellar FlbD family protein: protein MVKVTTRDGTEMYLNPDLIEIITETPDTHITLSNGNRYLVLEPARVVISRIVNFKAHLFRHASSSVARRYLRKRDAESYHPNCRI, encoded by the coding sequence ATGGTCAAGGTGACAACACGAGACGGTACCGAGATGTACCTGAACCCGGACCTGATAGAGATCATCACGGAGACCCCGGACACGCACATCACCCTTTCCAACGGCAACCGGTACCTGGTGCTGGAGCCGGCGCGGGTGGTTATCAGCCGGATCGTCAACTTCAAGGCGCACCTGTTCCGGCACGCCTCGTCGAGCGTGGCCCGGCGCTACCTGCGCAAAAGGGATGCGGAAAGCTACCACCCCAACTGCAGGATCTAA
- a CDS encoding flagellar motor protein, which translates to MDLSTIIGITLGLFAVFGGAALEGLHMSALIQPTAAMIVLGGTAAATIVSFPLPVLMAAVKDLKKVFMPPKEDPEAVIKNIINYAAKARRNGLISLEQEAQTVKDSFTKKGISLVVDGIDPQKLRETMEIELGSVESHGKHSAEVFEAAGGFAPTIGIIGAVLGLIHVMSNLSDPSKLGGGIAVAFVATIYGLMTANIFCIPFGTKLKIRLKEELLQKEMVIEGLIAIQNGENPHFIEQKLRAYLHDGGEKKGK; encoded by the coding sequence ATGGATTTATCGACCATAATCGGAATAACCCTGGGGCTTTTCGCCGTTTTCGGCGGTGCTGCCCTGGAAGGTCTGCACATGTCGGCGCTGATACAGCCGACGGCAGCCATGATCGTCCTCGGCGGCACCGCGGCAGCGACCATCGTCAGCTTCCCGCTGCCGGTCCTGATGGCCGCAGTCAAGGACCTGAAGAAGGTCTTCATGCCGCCCAAGGAGGACCCCGAGGCGGTGATCAAGAACATCATCAACTACGCGGCCAAGGCCCGTAGAAACGGCCTGATCTCGCTGGAGCAGGAAGCGCAGACGGTCAAGGATTCCTTCACCAAGAAGGGGATCTCCCTGGTGGTCGACGGTATCGACCCGCAGAAGCTCAGGGAGACCATGGAGATCGAGCTGGGCTCGGTCGAGTCGCACGGCAAGCACAGCGCCGAGGTTTTCGAGGCGGCCGGCGGTTTCGCCCCCACCATCGGTATTATCGGCGCCGTGCTCGGCCTGATCCACGTCATGAGCAACCTTTCCGACCCCTCCAAGCTCGGGGGCGGCATCGCCGTCGCCTTCGTCGCCACCATCTACGGCCTGATGACCGCCAACATCTTCTGCATCCCGTTCGGCACCAAGCTGAAGATCCGTCTCAAAGAGGAGCTGTTGCAGAAGGAGATGGTCATCGAGGGTCTGATCGCCATTCAAAACGGCGAGAACCCCCACTTCATCGAGCAGAAGCTCAGGGCCTACCTGCATGACGGTGGAGAGAAGAAGGGAAAGTAA
- a CDS encoding OmpA/MotB family protein, which translates to MAKKKAQHEKEPNHERWLVSYADFITLLFAVFVTLYAMSQTDKKKAEEVLASMRESFGYSTTSAGQKPTVIDAGSMSVIPSIHKITQAPKRMSSTRTRGSEQDFRATKASIEAYLMKAGAQNKVSVSVTQRGLVVSLKEAGFFDSGSATLKQSSLNLLKDVVASLATYSNAVRVEGHTDNNPISTAAFPSNWELSTARATHVLQYLTKQEDFDPARISAAGYGEYRPVADNSDEEGRAKNRRVDIVLLSEQSERNEP; encoded by the coding sequence ATGGCTAAGAAAAAGGCCCAGCACGAAAAAGAACCCAACCACGAGCGCTGGCTGGTCTCCTACGCCGACTTCATCACGCTGTTGTTCGCCGTGTTCGTGACACTCTACGCCATGAGCCAGACCGACAAGAAGAAGGCCGAGGAGGTGCTCGCCTCCATGCGCGAGTCCTTTGGCTACAGCACCACCTCCGCCGGCCAGAAGCCGACCGTCATTGACGCCGGTTCCATGAGTGTCATCCCTTCCATCCACAAGATCACCCAGGCCCCCAAACGGATGAGCAGCACCAGGACCCGCGGCAGCGAACAGGACTTCCGCGCCACCAAGGCTTCCATCGAGGCGTACCTGATGAAGGCGGGGGCGCAAAACAAGGTCTCCGTGTCGGTGACCCAGCGCGGCCTGGTGGTGAGCCTCAAGGAAGCCGGGTTCTTCGACAGTGGCAGCGCCACGCTAAAGCAGAGTTCCCTGAACCTCTTGAAAGACGTGGTGGCCTCCCTGGCCACCTATTCCAACGCGGTGCGGGTCGAGGGGCACACCGACAACAACCCCATCAGCACCGCCGCTTTCCCGTCCAACTGGGAGCTTTCCACCGCGCGCGCTACCCACGTGCTGCAATACCTCACCAAGCAGGAAGATTTCGACCCCGCCCGGATTTCTGCCGCCGGTTACGGCGAGTACCGCCCGGTAGCCGACAACAGCGACGAAGAAGGGCGCGCCAAGAACCGCCGCGTCGACATCGTCCTCCTCTCCGAACAAAGCGAGCGCAACGAACCGTAG